In the Longimicrobium sp. genome, GCAGCGAGCCCAGCGCGGCGATGATGCGCTGCAGGATGTCGCGCTGGTTCTGGAAGGTGGATGACAGGCTGGCGACCACGAGCGGACGCGGATCGTCGGCGGGCCACGGATTCTGCCACTCGCCGGCCCAGTCGGGGTCGTCCAGCACGGGCCCCACGTACCGCACGTTGGGCGGCGGCGGCGTGATGGGAAAGTCGAACGCGCGGGAGGTCAGGATCAGCCGCAGGTCAGCCGCGTGGTACTGCCCCACCAACTCCTGCGACGAAGCGAGCGGCGCCAGTCCGAACGGGCGGCGCGCCTCGTTGTACGCCGGAAGGAACGGTTCGACCTGCTTGTAGAACAGGCGCGTCATCAACTCATCCCGCACCCGGCCGATGAGGTCCGAACGCGGCAGGAAGCCCGGGCCCGCCGCCGGCCTTCCCGGGCCGGGCAGGTATTCGGGCATGTGGAACAGCACCACGCGCGGCGTGCCCATCCACTCCGCGGCGATGAGCGCGCCCGGCATGAGCGCGTCCGCCACCACCACGCTCGGCGGCTGCGTTTCCATCGCCCGGCACGTCTGGTCGGCCACCATCCGCGCCGGACCGAACACCACGTGCCGGAACGTGGCCCGCAGCGCGCCGAGGGGCGTCATCGCCGCCGAGTCGCCGATCAGGTCCTCCGTCCGGTCCTGCCGCGCGAACGGCGGCGGGAGCGCGAGGAAGCGTCCGCCCAGCGCCTCCACGGCCGGCCGCAGGCAGGGCTCCGTGAGTACGCGCACGTCATGGCCGCGCGCCGCGAGCCGCCGGGCGATCCCCAGCACCGGCGGTACGTTGCCGCCGCCTTCGAAGGTCACGAACAGGAAGGATCGCGGAGGAGGCATGGGGAAGGAGGGGCTGGATGGAGCGGAGGGAGGGCGAACATC is a window encoding:
- a CDS encoding glycosyltransferase yields the protein MPPPRSFLFVTFEGGGNVPPVLGIARRLAARGHDVRVLTEPCLRPAVEALGGRFLALPPPFARQDRTEDLIGDSAAMTPLGALRATFRHVVFGPARMVADQTCRAMETQPPSVVVADALMPGALIAAEWMGTPRVVLFHMPEYLPGPGRPAAGPGFLPRSDLIGRVRDELMTRLFYKQVEPFLPAYNEARRPFGLAPLASSQELVGQYHAADLRLILTSRAFDFPITPPPPNVRYVGPVLDDPDWAGEWQNPWPADDPRPLVVASLSSTFQNQRDILQRIIAALGSLPVRGLVTLGPAMAGARFQVPGNVITVDHAPHARVFPHASAIVTHAGHGTVMRALANGIPLLCLPMGRDQDDTAARVVARGVGLRLRPSSGPSRIAAALRRLLDEPAFRTRAGELGKIIRGDAAEDRATKELDEIAEKVNRRR